In the Nocardioides marmotae genome, AGCGAGGTGAACGCTCGCTCGTTCTCCGAGGCCCGGCCGAGTCTGCACATGAGGCTCGACGGCGGATCGCGCCTGGCCGCCGTCGCCTGGGTGACCACGCGTCCCTCGGTCGTGATCCGTCGTCACCGGTTGATGCAGGTGACGCTGGACGACCTCGTCGCACGCGACATGATGACGCCGGTCGTGGCCTCGTTCCTGCGAGCCGCGGTGCGAGCCCGGTGCTCGATCGTCGTGGCCGGCGCTCAGGGCGCTGGGAAGACCACGCTCGTCCGGGCCCTCTGCGCTGAGATCGACGAGCTCGAGGCGATCGGGACCTTCGAGACCGAGTACGAGCTGCATCTCCACGAGCTCGGCCGGCACAAGGTGGTCATTCCGTGGGAGGCCCGGCCGGGATCGGGTGAGCGGGGTGCTGACGGGCGCCAGTCGGGCGAGTTCACGCTCGATGAGGCACTGGTCGACTCCTTCCGCTTCAACCTCTCGCGACAGATCGTCGGCGAGGTCCGCGGCAAGGAGATCTGGGCGATGATCAAGGCGATGGAGTCCGGCACCGGATCCATCTCCACCACGCACGCAGCCGACGCTGTCGCCGCCGTACGCAAGCTTGTGACCTGCGCGATGGAGGCGGGCCCCCACGTCACCCAAGGGCTCGCGACGAGCAAGCTCGCAGCCACCGTGGATCTCGTTGTCCAGCTGAGCTTGGAGACCAAGGTCGCGCCCAGCGGCGCGCACCGGACGCGGCGGGTCGCCGAGATCATCGCGCTGGCGCCGGGCGAGAAGGAGCCTGGCTACGCGACCACGCACGTGTTCCGCGCGGACGCCAGCGGCATCGCAGCTCCGGACGTCCTTCCCGACGAGTACCGCCGACTCGCCCACCACGGCTTCGACCTGGCTGCCTACCTCGCCAGCCAACCGCTGGGAGCGCGGCCATGACCACGATCCTTCCCGCCCTTGCTGGTGGACTCGTCGCCCTCGGGCTCCTCGGCATCATCGTCGGCCTGCGTCCGGCAGCCGTGTCACCTCGGGAGTCCATCCAACGGCGTCGCCGTCGAGGACCCACTCGGCCCACCCGCCTCCTGCTTCTTGCCGGTGGCGCGCTCGGCCTCGTCGGCTGGCTCATCACCGGCTGGGTCC is a window encoding:
- a CDS encoding CpaF family protein; translation: MTEAYRFANEYGDLTHLPLFSQPSSGVTPVTRGPDPRVMSPPASTSDVDWALVSTLRAQASEQLSQAVQSDRARLDKEAQQERGRSIVLDLIESAMADAVDTGQGSWSPAKQQATAQAVFDSLFRLGRLQPLVDDDRIENIVIVGHDNVQLELVDGTLVPGPPVADSDQELIDFLVFLASRSEVNARSFSEARPSLHMRLDGGSRLAAVAWVTTRPSVVIRRHRLMQVTLDDLVARDMMTPVVASFLRAAVRARCSIVVAGAQGAGKTTLVRALCAEIDELEAIGTFETEYELHLHELGRHKVVIPWEARPGSGERGADGRQSGEFTLDEALVDSFRFNLSRQIVGEVRGKEIWAMIKAMESGTGSISTTHAADAVAAVRKLVTCAMEAGPHVTQGLATSKLAATVDLVVQLSLETKVAPSGAHRTRRVAEIIALAPGEKEPGYATTHVFRADASGIAAPDVLPDEYRRLAHHGFDLAAYLASQPLGARP